The following coding sequences are from one Candidatus Melainabacteria bacterium window:
- a CDS encoding RNA-binding protein — protein MNNKLFVGNLSFKTTQQGLQDLFAEYGEVVSVAIPQDRETGRQRGFAFVEMANQADAEAAIKALNGRDLDGRQIAVNVSTPKPKDGGGGGRGRW, from the coding sequence ATGAATAACAAATTGTTTGTAGGGAATCTCTCGTTCAAAACGACTCAGCAAGGATTGCAAGATCTCTTCGCTGAATACGGTGAGGTTGTTTCGGTCGCGATTCCGCAAGATCGTGAAACCGGAAGACAGCGCGGTTTCGCGTTCGTTGAGATGGCAAATCAGGCTGACGCCGAAGCTGCTATCAAAGCGCTCAACGGTCGCGACCTCGATGGTCGTCAGATCGCCGTTAACGTTTCCACTCCAAAGCCGAAAGACGGTGGTGGTGGTGGCAGAGGTCGTTGGTAA